A stretch of the Salvelinus fontinalis isolate EN_2023a chromosome 22, ASM2944872v1, whole genome shotgun sequence genome encodes the following:
- the LOC129819467 gene encoding uncharacterized protein LOC129819467, with translation MYCNVQNNASPVVKAWRTFQFISPIITYMRGGSRQVVVRMHHVSRVRGPETQLVWAISKETARLSPEGIRYCATKVQSITWIQRVAGRVTHYASHLRHETSVDVTLGCYQQTDVSVVYATLHMGLDGLLSSSAWSEAASFSTPTTQQFTDPEPEGHNCYEVRRHTHILLTRSIKILPMTDCFLYLTTKRVEDIALRLVSLRQAFTTLLGSTLSRNHLFVAGKVLLGAMVQANHMDEAKFIRTYKDFVVHDKE, from the exons atgtattgtaatgtgcaGAACAATGCCAGTCCAGTGGTTAAAGCGTGGAGAACTTTCCAGTTCATCAGCCCCATCATCACCTACATGCGTGGGGGATCCCGG caggtggtggtgaggatgcaccacGTGAGTAGGGTGAGAGGCCCGGAGACTCAACTGGTGTGGGCCATCTCCAAGGAGACAGCCAGGCTTAGTCCAGAGGGCATCCGCTACTGTGCCACCAAAGTGCAGTCCATCACTTGGATCCAG cgtGTGGCTGGCAGGGTGACCCACTATGCGTCTCACCTCCGCCACGAGACGTCTGTGGACGTGACGCTTGGCTGCTACCAG cagactgatgtcTCAGTGGTGTACGCCACTCTCCACATGGGGCTGGACGGGCTTCTCTCCTCTTCAGCGTGGTCGGAGGCTGCCTCCTTCTCTACGCCCACCACTCAGCAGTTCACTGACCCAGAGCCTGAGGGCCACAACTGCTATGAGGTCAgacgtcacacacacatactattgaCTAGGAGCATTAAGATCCTTCCAATGACCGATTGTTT CCTCTACCTTACCACCAAGAGAGTGGAGGATATCGCCCTGAGGCTTGTCTCCCTGCGCCAGGCCTTCACT aCCCTGCTTGGTTCCACCCTGAGCAGGAACCATCTGTTTGTGGCGGGAAAGGTCCTCCTGGGCGCAATGGTTCAGGCCAACCACATG GACGAGGCCAAGTTCATCCGTACCTATAAGGACTTTGTGGTCCATGATAAAGAATGA